One Synechocystis sp. LKSZ1 genomic window, GTTGCTAAAGGATACCAAGGTAGAGGACTTGATTTTCAGGATCTCATCCAAGAAGGAAACTGGGGGTTGATTCGAGCCGCTGAAAAATTTGACTACAAAAAGGGATTTAAGTTTTCCACCTACGCGACTTGGTGGATTCGCCAGGCTATTACTCGAGCGATCGCCGATCAATCTCGGACGATTCGCCTACCCGTTCACCTCTACGAAACGATTACTCGCATTAAAAAGACGACCCAAACCTTATCTCAGGAAATGCAGTGCAAACCTAACGAAGAAGAAATTGCTGATCGAATGGAAATGACTATTGAAAAACTACGTTTCATTGCCAAATCAACTCAACTGCCCATTTCCCTGGAAACCCCGATTGATGAAGATTCCTGTTTGGGGGATTTAATTGAGGCTGACAATATGAATCCTGAAGATATTGTCGAACTAGACCTCTTACGGGAAGATCTAGAAAATGTTTTAGATACCCTCAGTCCGCGAGAACGAGATGTTCTGCGTCTGCGCTACGGTTTAGATGACGGCCGGATGAAAATCCTCGAAGAAATTGGCCAAGTTTTTAACCTCACCCGCGAACGGATCCGACAAATCGAGTCTAAGGCTTTGCGAAAACTTCGTCATCCTAATCGTAGTAGTATCCTCAAAGAATATATCCGCTAGCCATGGCCAAAATCCTCCTCCTGGGAGCCGCTGGGCAGGTCGGTCAAGCCTTGCAATCTAGCCTTGCTTCCCTAGGAGAGGTACAGGGCCTGACTCGCCAAGACCTAGATCTAATCGATCTATCGGCCCTACGCCAACGGATTAACCAGATACAACCCACCGTCATCGTTAATGCCGCGGCCTACACTGCTGTCGATCAAGCGGAGGCGGAACCGGCCCTGGCTCACCGACTGAATGCTCAACTGCCTGGGGTTTTAGCCGAGCAGGCCCTGGCCCTGGGGGCCTACCTCGTCCATCTATCGACGGACTACGTTTTTGATGGCCGTAAAAATACCCCCTACCTCGAAAGGGATGTCACCCATCCCTTGGGGGTCTATGGCCAGAGCAAGTTAGCAGGGGAACGGCAGATTGAGGCTCTGGGGGGAGACTATCTAATCCTGAGGACAGCCTGGGTCTATGGGGCTGCTGGTAAAGGCAATTTTGTCAAAACGATGCTTCGTCTGGCTCAGGAACAAGACACCTTAAAAATCGTGGTGGATCAGGTAGGCAGTCCGACCTGGACTCAAGACCTAGCCCAGGCCCTAGCCATCCTCCTTCCTCAGCGGCCCCAGGGCATTTATCACTGTACAGATAGCGGTGTAGCCAGTTGGTACGACTTTGCGGTGGCTATTGTTGAAGAAGCTCAGACCCTGGGAATCCTGGCCCAGACGCCTCAAATCATTCCCATTACCACAGCGGAATATCCTACCCTAGCCCGTCGCCCTGCCTATTCTGTCCTATCGGGACAAAAAATAACGGCGGCCTTAAACTATTCCCTACCCCATTGGCGACAATCCCTACGGGCTATGCTCCGTAGTCTGATTTGACAAGGGCGGGTTAGCACTGGTGCCTTGAAGCTTTCTAGTGTATGAGCCTTCAGGCCTCAAGGGTCTCAAGCCTGCAATTCTTGCTGAACTTCACAACCTATCGTGGCTGATCATCCTTTCCTACGTCTCTTAAACTACGCTCAGGCCTATCGTTCCCAGATTAGCCAGGCGGTATTCTGCTCAATTCTCAACAAAGTCTTTGACTTGGCTCCCCCGGCCCTGATCGGCCTGGCGGTGAATGTAGTGGTTCAGCCCCAACATTCCCTACTGGCCCGTTGGGGTTTCGGCTCGGCCCAGACTCAACTACTGGCTTTAACACTCCTGTCGGCGGTGATTTGGGGCCTAGAATCAGTGTTTGAA contains:
- the rfbD gene encoding dTDP-4-dehydrorhamnose reductase, with protein sequence MAKILLLGAAGQVGQALQSSLASLGEVQGLTRQDLDLIDLSALRQRINQIQPTVIVNAAAYTAVDQAEAEPALAHRLNAQLPGVLAEQALALGAYLVHLSTDYVFDGRKNTPYLERDVTHPLGVYGQSKLAGERQIEALGGDYLILRTAWVYGAAGKGNFVKTMLRLAQEQDTLKIVVDQVGSPTWTQDLAQALAILLPQRPQGIYHCTDSGVASWYDFAVAIVEEAQTLGILAQTPQIIPITTAEYPTLARRPAYSVLSGQKITAALNYSLPHWRQSLRAMLRSLI